Proteins from one Acidiphilium multivorum AIU301 genomic window:
- a CDS encoding cupin domain-containing protein, translated as MNEMPPGITRADEGIGGVVWNVLGQTYTLKQESEHSMAWHAVFPPGTFVPPHIHPTQDEFIYMLEGKFDLWLDGQDLSAGPGDLVRMPMNRPHGIFNRSDADVKCVFWVAPSRSLRALFERIHNLADPAEVVRIAAEHEVHFLPPG; from the coding sequence ATGAACGAAATGCCGCCGGGAATCACCAGGGCCGACGAGGGGATCGGCGGCGTGGTCTGGAACGTCCTCGGCCAGACCTACACGCTGAAGCAGGAGTCGGAGCATTCGATGGCCTGGCACGCGGTCTTCCCGCCCGGCACCTTCGTCCCCCCGCACATCCACCCGACGCAGGACGAATTCATCTACATGCTGGAGGGAAAATTCGATCTCTGGCTCGACGGGCAGGATCTGTCGGCCGGCCCCGGCGACCTGGTCCGCATGCCGATGAACAGGCCGCACGGCATCTTCAACCGTTCCGACGCCGACGTGAAATGCGTGTTCTGGGTCGCCCCCAGCCGCTCGCTGCGCGCCCTGTTCGAGCGCATCCATAACCTCGCCGACCCCGCCGAGGTCGTCCGCATCGCGGCCGAGCACGAGGTCCATTTCCTGCCGCCGGGCTGA
- a CDS encoding flavin-dependent oxidoreductase — protein sequence MRVLIAGGGIGGLTLALMLHRRGIECQVLEAAPAIRPLGVGINILPHAVRELAALGLLPALDEIGLRTRALSYLNHRGEVIWTETRGLHAGHDVPQFSIHRGKLQDMLWRAARERLGEGALRPDARVAAAAEADGAVAVTLTNAAGARETIAGDALIGADGIHSTLRPLLLGADPPMRWNGIQMWRGALDWPAFGTGDEMIIAGNATAKLVFYPIGQPAADGTRLTNWVVYARTGAEGTPPPARESWSRRGAWEEFAPLVAGFALPFVDVGRLARATSEIFLYPMCDRDPLERWTRGRITLLGDAAHAMYPVGSNGASQAILDARCLADTLAESADIPAALAAYEAERRPATAAVVRSNRVGGPERVIDLVAARAPDGFARIGDVARPDELEAIVRGYATLAGFAAPQPAGSAP from the coding sequence ATGCGCGTGCTCATCGCCGGCGGCGGCATCGGCGGGCTCACCCTCGCCCTCATGCTGCACCGACGCGGCATCGAGTGCCAGGTGCTGGAGGCCGCGCCGGCAATCCGCCCGCTCGGCGTCGGCATCAACATCCTGCCGCACGCCGTCCGCGAACTCGCCGCCCTCGGCCTGCTGCCCGCGCTCGACGAAATCGGCCTGCGCACCCGCGCGCTCTCCTACCTCAACCATCGCGGCGAGGTGATCTGGACCGAGACGCGCGGCCTGCACGCCGGCCACGACGTGCCGCAATTCTCCATCCATCGCGGCAAGCTGCAGGACATGCTCTGGCGCGCCGCGCGCGAGCGGCTGGGGGAGGGGGCCCTGCGCCCGGATGCGCGCGTCGCCGCCGCCGCCGAGGCGGATGGCGCGGTGGCGGTCACGCTCACCAACGCCGCCGGCGCCCGCGAGACGATCGCCGGCGACGCGCTGATCGGCGCCGACGGCATCCACTCCACCCTGCGCCCGCTCCTGCTCGGCGCCGACCCGCCGATGCGCTGGAACGGCATCCAGATGTGGCGCGGCGCGCTCGACTGGCCGGCCTTCGGCACCGGCGACGAAATGATCATCGCCGGCAACGCCACCGCCAAGCTCGTCTTCTACCCGATCGGCCAGCCCGCCGCCGACGGCACCCGGCTGACCAACTGGGTCGTCTATGCCCGCACCGGCGCCGAGGGCACGCCGCCGCCCGCGCGCGAAAGCTGGTCGCGCCGCGGCGCCTGGGAGGAGTTCGCCCCGCTGGTCGCCGGCTTCGCGCTGCCCTTCGTCGATGTCGGGCGCCTCGCCCGCGCCACCAGCGAAATCTTCCTCTACCCGATGTGCGACCGCGATCCGCTGGAGCGCTGGACGCGGGGGCGCATCACCCTGCTCGGCGATGCCGCGCACGCGATGTATCCGGTCGGCTCGAACGGCGCCTCGCAGGCGATCCTCGACGCGCGCTGCCTCGCCGATACTCTCGCCGAGAGCGCCGACATCCCCGCCGCGCTCGCTGCCTACGAGGCCGAGCGCCGCCCCGCGACCGCCGCCGTCGTGCGCTCGAACCGCGTCGGCGGCCCCGAGCGCGTCATCGACCTCGTCGCCGCCCGCGCCCCCGACGGCTTCGCCCGGATCGGCGACGTCGCCCGCCCCGACGAGCTGGAGGCCATCGTTCGCGGCTACGCCACGCTCGCCGGCTTCGCGGCGCCGCAACCCGCAGGCAGCGCGCCATGA
- a CDS encoding alpha/beta hydrolase yields MTEPSDPVFQYLAGQMRPGHPALIEAFLREGEAAIAARAPRLDIPYGPHERERFDLFAAPGAAATLLYLHAGYWQGRDKAQFRFLAPPFVDAGFNVALANYPLCPDASLAALTDSVRRAVPAVLRAAGTGGLVAIGHSAGAHLAAELALTDWDGPSPITAVVGLSGVYDLDPLRATPLNDRLGLDAAAARAASPVHRVKPRMPPAIFAVGGDETPAFRAQTGAMHAAWRAAGNIAREIIVPGADHFSLLRHLADPASPLFAAIAPLAAPRR; encoded by the coding sequence ATGACCGAACCGTCCGACCCCGTCTTCCAGTATCTCGCCGGGCAGATGCGCCCCGGCCATCCGGCGCTGATCGAGGCCTTCCTGCGCGAGGGCGAGGCCGCCATCGCCGCCCGCGCGCCGCGGCTCGACATCCCCTACGGCCCGCATGAGCGCGAACGCTTCGATCTCTTCGCCGCCCCCGGTGCCGCGGCGACCCTGCTCTACCTGCACGCCGGCTACTGGCAGGGGCGCGACAAGGCGCAGTTCCGCTTCCTCGCGCCGCCCTTCGTCGATGCCGGCTTCAACGTCGCGCTGGCGAACTACCCGCTCTGCCCCGATGCCAGCCTCGCCGCGCTGACCGACTCGGTGCGCCGCGCCGTCCCCGCCGTCCTGCGCGCCGCCGGCACCGGCGGCCTCGTCGCCATCGGCCATTCCGCCGGCGCCCATCTCGCCGCCGAACTCGCGCTGACCGACTGGGACGGGCCGAGCCCGATCACCGCCGTCGTCGGCCTCAGCGGCGTCTACGATCTCGATCCGCTGCGCGCCACACCGCTGAACGACCGCCTCGGGCTCGACGCCGCCGCCGCCCGCGCCGCCTCGCCGGTGCATCGCGTGAAGCCGCGCATGCCGCCGGCGATCTTCGCCGTCGGCGGCGACGAAACCCCCGCCTTCCGGGCGCAGACCGGCGCGATGCACGCGGCCTGGCGCGCCGCCGGCAACATCGCCCGCGAGATCATCGTTCCCGGTGCCGATCATTTCTCTCTCCTGCGCCACCTGGCCGATCCCGCGTCGCCGCTCTTCGCCGCCATCGCCCCGCTCGCCGCCCCGCGCCGCTGA
- the pqqC gene encoding pyrroloquinoline-quinone synthase PqqC produces the protein MRADLLAEAPPADDGRAPWSHAEFEAKLREAGSAYHIHHPFNVMLNTGKATPEQIRMWVANRFYYQIAIPVKDAAILSNCPDREIRRGWIRRLLDHDGFDYELPDGSRLRDEGGIEAWLRLGIATGLAREEMLDLRHLLPGVRFAVDAYVNFARRAPWQEAVCSSLTELFAPDIHRQRLATWPGHYPWIESEGLDYFRNRTSQAPRDVVHGLRITLAHFATRPMQERALQILKFKLDILWTMNDEMGRHYGVAA, from the coding sequence ATGAGAGCCGATCTCCTGGCCGAGGCGCCACCAGCCGATGACGGCCGCGCGCCCTGGTCTCACGCCGAGTTCGAGGCGAAGCTGCGCGAGGCCGGCAGCGCCTACCACATCCACCATCCGTTCAACGTGATGCTCAACACCGGCAAGGCGACGCCGGAGCAGATCCGCATGTGGGTCGCCAACCGCTTCTATTACCAGATCGCGATCCCGGTGAAGGACGCGGCGATCCTCTCCAACTGCCCCGACCGCGAGATCCGCCGCGGCTGGATCCGCCGCCTCCTCGACCATGACGGGTTCGACTACGAACTGCCCGACGGCTCGCGCCTGCGCGACGAGGGCGGCATCGAGGCCTGGCTCCGCCTCGGCATCGCCACCGGCCTCGCGCGCGAGGAGATGCTCGACCTGCGCCACCTCTTGCCCGGCGTGCGCTTCGCGGTCGACGCCTATGTCAATTTCGCCCGCCGCGCGCCCTGGCAGGAGGCCGTCTGCTCCTCGCTGACCGAGCTTTTCGCCCCCGACATCCACCGCCAGCGCCTCGCCACCTGGCCCGGCCACTACCCCTGGATCGAGAGCGAGGGGCTCGACTATTTCCGCAACCGCACCAGCCAGGCCCCGCGCGACGTCGTCCACGGCCTGCGGATCACGCTCGCCCATTTCGCGACCCGGCCGATGCAGGAGCGCGCCCTGCAGATCCTCAAGTTCAAGCTGGACATTCTGTGGACGATGAACGACGAGATGGGACGACATTACGGCGTCGCCGCCTGA
- a CDS encoding NUDIX domain-containing protein, producing the protein MPSDRPHNLADRVRLRAEALLAAGWGRLTKVTFDWRRSDGRWQTLTREVYDVGNGAAILLYDPARRTVVLVRQFRYPAFAESGDGLVLEAIAGKLDAAHPEARIIAETEEETGYRITGIRPVFSAYMSPGALTEKLFFFVARYTPADRVAPGGGCPEEGEDIETVELDIDDALRRIDTGEIHDAKAIMLLHYAALHLFPPAAPCQEPSP; encoded by the coding sequence ATGCCGAGCGACAGGCCCCACAACCTCGCGGACAGGGTCCGCCTGCGCGCCGAGGCGCTGCTCGCCGCCGGCTGGGGCCGGCTGACCAAGGTCACGTTCGACTGGCGCCGTTCCGACGGCCGCTGGCAGACCCTCACCCGCGAGGTCTACGACGTCGGCAACGGCGCGGCGATCCTGCTCTACGATCCCGCCCGCCGCACCGTCGTCCTGGTCCGGCAGTTCCGCTATCCCGCCTTCGCCGAGAGCGGCGACGGCCTCGTGCTCGAAGCCATCGCCGGCAAGCTCGACGCCGCCCACCCCGAGGCCCGCATCATCGCCGAGACCGAGGAGGAAACCGGCTACCGCATCACCGGCATCCGCCCCGTCTTCAGCGCCTACATGAGCCCCGGCGCGCTCACCGAGAAACTCTTCTTCTTCGTCGCCCGCTACACCCCGGCCGACCGCGTCGCCCCCGGCGGCGGCTGCCCCGAGGAGGGCGAGGATATCGAGACCGTCGAACTCGACATCGACGACGCGCTGCGCCGCATCGACACCGGCGAGATCCACGACGCCAAGGCGATCATGCTGCTGCACTACGCCGCCCTGCACCTCTTCCCGCCCGCCGCCCCGTGCCAGGAGCCCTCGCCATGA
- a CDS encoding PhzF family phenazine biosynthesis protein, whose product MTRPFRLVDVFGTAPFTGNPLAVIADADGLSTAEMQAITRWLNLSETTFLLPPADPAADYRVRIFSLSRELPFAGHPTLGTAHAWAEAGGIPKRNGVIVQECGAGLVTIRRDADRLAFAAPPLLRGGPPDEADIAEVVAVLRIDRAAIVDAAWVDNGPGWICAMLASAADVLAIEPARHHGRPIDIGVVGPHEPGGAAAFEIRALFTNPEGVLVEDPVTGSLNASVGQWLFASGRASGAYVAAQGTRLGRAGRVHVEQDAAGQVWVGGAVRTLFAGHAL is encoded by the coding sequence ATGACCCGCCCGTTCCGCCTTGTCGACGTGTTCGGCACCGCCCCCTTCACCGGCAACCCGCTCGCCGTGATCGCCGATGCCGACGGCCTGTCCACCGCCGAGATGCAGGCGATCACACGCTGGCTCAACCTGTCGGAAACCACCTTCCTGCTCCCGCCCGCCGACCCCGCCGCCGATTACCGCGTCCGCATCTTTTCCCTCTCGCGCGAACTCCCCTTCGCCGGCCACCCCACGCTCGGCACCGCCCATGCCTGGGCGGAGGCCGGCGGCATCCCGAAGCGGAACGGCGTCATCGTGCAGGAATGCGGCGCCGGCCTCGTCACCATCCGCCGCGATGCCGACCGTCTCGCCTTCGCCGCGCCGCCGCTGCTGCGCGGCGGCCCGCCGGACGAGGCGGACATCGCCGAGGTCGTCGCCGTGCTGCGCATCGACCGCGCCGCCATCGTCGATGCCGCCTGGGTGGACAACGGCCCCGGCTGGATCTGCGCGATGCTCGCCTCCGCCGCCGATGTGCTGGCGATCGAGCCGGCGCGCCACCATGGCCGGCCCATCGATATCGGCGTGGTCGGCCCGCACGAACCCGGCGGTGCCGCCGCGTTCGAGATCCGCGCCCTCTTCACCAACCCGGAAGGCGTGCTGGTCGAGGACCCGGTCACCGGCAGCCTCAACGCCTCGGTCGGCCAGTGGCTGTTCGCCAGCGGCCGCGCCAGCGGCGCCTATGTCGCGGCGCAGGGCACCCGGCTCGGCCGCGCCGGCCGCGTCCATGTCGAGCAGGACGCGGCGGGCCAGGTCTGGGTCGGCGGCGCCGTCCGCACCCTGTTCGCCGGCCACGCCCTCTGA
- a CDS encoding HypC/HybG/HupF family hydrogenase formation chaperone encodes MCLGIPMQVVAIDGFNAVCEAQGVRRAVSLFMLGAGEVAPGDHVMVHVGYALRKMTEGEARSAWELLAVLGEAAP; translated from the coding sequence ATGTGTCTCGGTATCCCCATGCAGGTCGTGGCGATCGACGGGTTCAACGCCGTCTGCGAGGCGCAGGGCGTGCGCCGCGCCGTCAGCCTGTTCATGCTCGGCGCCGGCGAGGTCGCGCCCGGCGACCATGTCATGGTCCATGTCGGCTACGCGCTGCGGAAAATGACCGAGGGCGAGGCCCGCTCCGCCTGGGAGCTGCTCGCCGTCCTTGGCGAGGCCGCGCCGTGA
- the hypD gene encoding hydrogenase formation protein HypD, with product MARPRRERGAAMSGEAEARLWLDRIRALPPGPPVAIMNVCGGHERSLSMLGLRALLPEGVRIIPGPGCPVCVCPEEDLADAIALAMAGGVTLVAFGDMLRVPINAPKGEVASLAAARAAGADVRPIAAPQDAVAIARAAPSRPVVFFVAGFETTTAPVAAMLAEGVPDNLSVLLAARLTWPAVAMLLAEEDNALDALVAPGHVATVMGAEEWRFVAERHALPVAVAGFSAESLLAAIYSVLRQKREGRAFLDNCYPELVRPEGNPTARRLLDEVMEVTDAAWRGIGVIPRSGFALRGDWRAHDARARHVIAAPPRRRAGEMPPGCDCASVVLGRRQPDQCRLYGRACTPRHPVGPCMVSDEGACHIWWQAGVRAH from the coding sequence TTGGCGAGGCCGCGCCGTGAGCGCGGGGCGGCGATGAGCGGCGAGGCCGAGGCCCGGCTCTGGCTCGACCGCATCCGTGCCCTGCCGCCGGGCCCGCCGGTCGCCATCATGAATGTCTGCGGCGGGCATGAGCGCAGCCTCAGCATGCTCGGCCTGCGCGCCCTCCTGCCGGAGGGTGTGCGCATCATCCCCGGCCCCGGCTGCCCGGTCTGCGTCTGCCCCGAGGAAGACCTCGCCGACGCGATCGCCCTGGCGATGGCCGGCGGCGTCACCCTCGTCGCCTTCGGCGACATGCTGCGCGTGCCGATCAACGCGCCGAAGGGCGAGGTCGCCTCGCTCGCCGCCGCCCGCGCCGCCGGCGCGGATGTGCGCCCCATCGCCGCGCCGCAGGACGCGGTGGCGATCGCCCGCGCCGCGCCGAGCCGCCCGGTCGTCTTCTTCGTCGCCGGCTTCGAGACGACGACGGCGCCGGTCGCCGCCATGCTGGCCGAGGGCGTGCCGGACAATCTCTCGGTCCTGCTCGCCGCACGGCTCACCTGGCCCGCCGTCGCCATGCTGCTCGCCGAGGAGGACAACGCGCTGGACGCCCTGGTCGCCCCCGGCCACGTGGCGACGGTGATGGGTGCCGAGGAATGGCGCTTCGTCGCCGAGCGTCACGCCCTGCCGGTCGCGGTCGCCGGGTTCTCCGCCGAGAGCCTGCTGGCGGCGATCTATTCGGTCCTCCGCCAGAAGCGCGAGGGCAGGGCCTTCCTCGACAATTGCTATCCCGAGCTGGTCCGCCCGGAGGGCAACCCCACCGCCCGCCGCCTGCTCGACGAGGTGATGGAGGTGACCGACGCCGCCTGGCGCGGCATCGGCGTCATCCCCCGCTCCGGCTTCGCCCTGCGCGGAGACTGGCGCGCGCACGATGCCCGCGCCCGCCACGTCATCGCCGCGCCGCCCCGCCGCCGCGCCGGCGAGATGCCGCCGGGCTGCGACTGCGCCAGCGTCGTCCTCGGCCGCCGCCAGCCCGACCAGTGCCGCCTCTACGGCCGGGCCTGCACGCCGCGCCACCCGGTCGGCCCCTGCATGGTCTCGGACGAAGGCGCCTGCCACATCTGGTGGCAGGCGGGTGTCCGGGCGCACTGA
- the hypF gene encoding carbamoyltransferase HypF produces MSGRTDPVPMPALRIELGGRVQGVGFRPFVYRLARRHGVSGWVRNGLGTVEILAAADPAILDRFTAALLAEAPPTARPGLLGVTPVAEAVEPGFSIRDSAATEGARPAFPPDLAPCPDCLRELADRSDRRAGYPFINCTQCGPRYSLIRRLPYDRANTAMAGFPLCPACRAEYADPLNRRFHAEPVACPDCGPHCRFEAAGAPSAAGEAALAACLAALRRGLIVAVRGVGGYHLLCDAADQAAVAALRHRKSRPDKPFAVLFPDDARTLDSCVAADAAARAALRGPARPILLLPRRPGAPLAPAIAPGFGTIGAMLADSPLHHLLAEGFGAPLVATSANRSGEPMLTDPDAAAAALAGIADAFLHHDRPIERPVDDSVLRIIDGAPRILRAGRGLCPIERALPFRLAEPVLALGGHMKSTIALGFADRVVISPHLGDLDDPAALAGLARMAADLQSLYGIAPRRLLVDAHPGYASTRWARAEARARGLDIVPVWHHHAHASALAGEMAPGAAPLLVLTWDGVGLGPDGTLWGGEALLGRPGAWRRAARFRPFRLQGGDAASRAPWRSAAALCWAAGIDPPAGLLPEEGAALARAAWARELNCHRTGAAGRLFDAAAALLGLCRVASFEGQGPALLESLADTADDITGPAPGLPLADAADGVVEADWSAALPALLDASVPAARRAAAFHATMAATALAIAETVRRRHGVAAIGLAGGVFQNRNLVERLAPALRAAGFATLFGEAIACNDAGLSFGQIIEYGGRA; encoded by the coding sequence GTGTCCGGGCGCACTGACCCGGTCCCGATGCCGGCCTTGCGGATCGAACTCGGCGGGCGGGTGCAGGGGGTCGGGTTCCGCCCCTTCGTCTACCGCCTCGCCCGGCGCCACGGCGTTTCCGGCTGGGTCCGCAACGGGCTCGGCACGGTGGAAATCCTCGCCGCCGCCGACCCCGCGATCCTCGACCGCTTCACCGCCGCCCTGCTGGCCGAGGCGCCGCCCACCGCCCGGCCCGGCCTGCTCGGCGTCACCCCGGTGGCCGAGGCGGTCGAACCCGGATTTTCCATCCGCGACAGCGCCGCCACCGAAGGCGCGCGTCCCGCGTTCCCGCCCGATCTCGCCCCCTGTCCCGACTGCCTGCGCGAACTCGCCGACCGGTCCGACCGCCGCGCCGGCTACCCGTTCATCAACTGCACCCAGTGCGGCCCGCGCTACAGCCTGATCCGCCGTCTGCCCTACGACCGCGCCAACACCGCGATGGCCGGCTTCCCGCTCTGCCCCGCCTGCCGCGCCGAATACGCCGACCCGCTGAACCGCCGCTTCCACGCCGAGCCGGTCGCCTGCCCCGATTGCGGCCCGCATTGCCGGTTCGAGGCCGCCGGCGCCCCGTCCGCCGCCGGCGAGGCCGCGCTCGCCGCCTGCCTCGCCGCCCTGCGTCGCGGCCTGATCGTCGCGGTGCGCGGCGTCGGCGGCTATCACCTGCTCTGCGACGCTGCGGACCAAGCCGCCGTCGCCGCCCTGCGCCACCGCAAGAGCCGGCCGGACAAGCCCTTCGCCGTGCTGTTCCCCGACGATGCGCGGACCCTCGATTCCTGCGTCGCCGCCGATGCCGCCGCGCGCGCCGCGCTGCGCGGCCCGGCCCGGCCCATCCTCCTGCTGCCCCGCCGCCCCGGCGCGCCGCTGGCGCCCGCGATCGCGCCCGGCTTCGGCACCATCGGCGCCATGCTGGCCGACAGCCCGCTGCACCATCTGCTGGCCGAGGGCTTCGGCGCGCCCCTCGTCGCCACCTCCGCCAACCGCTCCGGCGAGCCGATGCTGACCGACCCGGACGCCGCCGCCGCCGCGCTCGCCGGCATCGCCGACGCCTTCCTCCATCACGACCGCCCGATCGAGCGCCCGGTCGATGACAGCGTGCTGCGGATCATCGACGGCGCGCCCCGCATCCTCCGCGCCGGGCGCGGCCTCTGCCCGATCGAGCGCGCCCTGCCGTTCCGCCTCGCCGAGCCGGTGCTGGCCCTGGGCGGCCACATGAAATCGACCATCGCCCTCGGCTTCGCCGACCGGGTGGTGATCTCGCCGCATCTCGGCGATCTCGACGATCCCGCGGCCCTCGCCGGCCTCGCCCGCATGGCGGCCGACCTGCAATCCCTCTACGGAATCGCCCCGCGCCGCCTGCTGGTCGATGCCCATCCCGGCTATGCCAGCACCCGCTGGGCCCGCGCCGAGGCCCGCGCGCGCGGGCTCGACATCGTCCCGGTCTGGCACCACCACGCCCATGCCTCGGCCCTGGCCGGCGAGATGGCGCCCGGCGCCGCGCCGCTCCTCGTCCTCACCTGGGATGGCGTCGGCCTCGGCCCGGACGGCACGCTCTGGGGCGGCGAGGCGCTGCTCGGCCGCCCCGGCGCCTGGCGCCGCGCCGCCCGCTTCCGCCCGTTCCGCCTGCAAGGCGGCGATGCCGCCTCCCGCGCCCCCTGGCGCAGCGCCGCCGCGCTCTGCTGGGCGGCGGGGATCGACCCGCCCGCCGGCCTCCTGCCGGAAGAAGGTGCCGCGCTCGCCCGCGCCGCCTGGGCGCGCGAGCTCAACTGCCACCGCACCGGCGCCGCCGGAAGGCTGTTCGACGCCGCCGCCGCCCTGCTCGGCCTCTGCCGCGTCGCCAGCTTCGAAGGGCAGGGGCCGGCCCTGCTCGAATCCCTGGCCGACACCGCGGACGACATCACCGGCCCCGCGCCCGGACTCCCCCTCGCCGACGCCGCGGACGGCGTGGTCGAGGCCGACTGGTCCGCCGCCCTGCCGGCGCTGCTCGATGCGTCCGTCCCCGCCGCCCGCCGCGCCGCCGCCTTCCACGCCACGATGGCGGCGACCGCGCTGGCCATCGCGGAAACCGTCCGCCGCCGCCACGGCGTCGCCGCCATCGGCCTCGCCGGCGGCGTCTTCCAGAACCGGAACCTGGTCGAGCGCCTCGCCCCCGCCCTGCGCGCCGCCGGCTTCGCAACCCTGTTCGGCGAGGCGATCGCCTGCAACGATGCCGGGCTCAGCTTCGGCCAGATCATCGAATACGGAGGACGCGCGTGA
- the hypE gene encoding hydrogenase expression/formation protein HypE, which produces MIEDTHVSLAHGNGGRLMRALIEEVFARHLADPALDTGADAVPVALPAGEIVVTTDGFTVQPLSFPGGDIGALAVHGTVNDLAVAGARPLYLTLAALIEEGLEIARLESIVASLAGAARAAGVRVVAGDTKVLPRGQGGGIYLALTGIGVRPPGCGLGLGRIETGDAVLVSGPVGDHGIAVMLAREEFGLSGDVVSDAASVLPLTAAIAVLPGLRFMRDPTRGGLATVAHEIARGAGRAVELDEAAIPVRGTTRAVCDMLGYDPLYLASEGRVVAVAAPAAAAAILAAWRALPEGEGAAIIGAIGAAAPADAPVLLRTRIGGARTLPELESDPLPRIC; this is translated from the coding sequence GTGATCGAGGATACCCATGTCAGCCTTGCCCACGGCAATGGCGGCCGCCTGATGCGGGCGCTGATCGAGGAGGTGTTCGCCCGCCACCTCGCCGACCCCGCGCTCGACACCGGGGCCGACGCCGTGCCCGTCGCCCTGCCCGCGGGCGAGATCGTCGTCACCACCGACGGCTTCACCGTCCAGCCGCTCAGCTTCCCCGGCGGCGATATCGGCGCCCTCGCGGTGCACGGCACGGTGAACGACCTCGCCGTCGCCGGCGCCCGCCCGCTCTATCTCACCCTGGCCGCGCTGATCGAGGAGGGGCTGGAAATCGCCCGGCTGGAGAGCATCGTCGCCAGCCTCGCCGGCGCCGCCCGCGCCGCCGGCGTGCGCGTCGTCGCCGGCGATACCAAGGTCCTGCCGCGCGGGCAGGGCGGGGGGATCTATCTCGCCCTCACCGGCATCGGCGTCCGCCCGCCCGGCTGCGGCCTCGGCCTCGGCCGGATCGAGACCGGCGATGCCGTGCTGGTCAGCGGCCCGGTCGGCGATCACGGCATCGCGGTGATGCTGGCGCGCGAGGAATTCGGCCTCAGCGGCGATGTCGTGTCCGACGCCGCCAGCGTCCTGCCGCTCACCGCCGCCATCGCCGTCCTCCCCGGCCTGCGCTTCATGCGCGATCCCACGCGCGGCGGCCTCGCCACCGTCGCCCATGAAATCGCCCGCGGCGCCGGCCGCGCCGTCGAGCTCGACGAGGCGGCGATCCCCGTCCGCGGCACCACGCGCGCGGTCTGCGACATGCTCGGCTACGATCCGCTCTACCTCGCGAGCGAGGGCCGCGTCGTCGCCGTCGCCGCCCCGGCGGCGGCGGCCGCCATCCTGGCCGCCTGGCGCGCCTTGCCCGAAGGGGAGGGGGCCGCGATCATCGGCGCGATCGGCGCGGCCGCCCCGGCCGATGCCCCGGTTCTCCTGCGCACCCGCATCGGCGGCGCGCGGACCCTGCCCGAACTGGAATCCGACCCGCTGCCGCGGATCTGCTGA
- the hypB gene encoding hydrogenase nickel incorporation protein HypB — protein MCGICGCGDTGEHHHEHEHEHGHGHGHGHGHDHGHAPEHAHAHAAGLAPARMVRVEQDIMAANQRHADANRTYFAERGIFVVNLVSSPGSGKTSLLVRTVAALKAEMPVAVIEGDQQTEFDAERIRAAGAPAWQINTGKACHLDAHMVGHALEHLPALEGGILFIENVGNLVCPAGFDLGEAHKVVILSVTEGEDKPLKYPHMFHAADLMLVNKIDLLPHVACDMELILAGALRVNPAIGSVAVSAATGEGFGAWLDWLRQGRERARRAQHGAMQARREALRRELASIDATLAG, from the coding sequence ATGTGCGGCATATGCGGCTGCGGCGATACCGGGGAACACCATCATGAGCATGAGCATGAGCATGGGCATGGGCATGGGCATGGGCACGGGCATGATCATGGCCACGCGCCGGAGCACGCGCACGCGCACGCGGCGGGGCTGGCGCCGGCGCGGATGGTGCGGGTGGAGCAGGACATCATGGCGGCGAACCAGCGCCATGCCGATGCCAACCGGACGTATTTCGCCGAGCGGGGCATTTTCGTCGTCAACCTCGTCTCCAGCCCCGGCTCGGGCAAGACCTCGCTGCTGGTGCGGACGGTCGCGGCGCTGAAGGCGGAGATGCCGGTCGCGGTGATCGAGGGCGACCAGCAGACGGAGTTCGACGCCGAGCGGATCCGCGCGGCGGGGGCGCCGGCCTGGCAGATCAATACCGGCAAGGCGTGCCATCTCGACGCGCACATGGTCGGCCACGCGCTGGAGCACCTGCCGGCGCTGGAGGGCGGGATCCTGTTCATCGAGAATGTCGGCAACCTCGTCTGCCCGGCGGGGTTCGACCTCGGCGAGGCGCACAAGGTCGTCATTCTCTCGGTGACCGAGGGCGAGGACAAGCCGCTGAAATATCCGCACATGTTCCACGCCGCCGACCTGATGCTGGTCAACAAGATCGACCTGCTGCCGCATGTGGCGTGCGACATGGAGCTGATCCTCGCCGGCGCGCTGCGGGTGAATCCGGCCATCGGGTCGGTCGCGGTCTCGGCGGCGACGGGAGAGGGATTCGGCGCCTGGCTGGACTGGCTGCGCCAGGGGCGCGAGCGGGCGCGGCGGGCGCAGCACGGGGCGATGCAGGCGCGGCGCGAGGCGTTGCGGCGGGAGCTGGCCTCGATCGACGCGACGCTCGCCGGCTGA